From Anopheles darlingi chromosome 2, idAnoDarlMG_H_01, whole genome shotgun sequence, the proteins below share one genomic window:
- the LOC125960040 gene encoding cGMP-dependent 3',5'-cyclic phosphodiesterase-like isoform X3 yields MVVGNKHNTLIYDILGPKVSKLQSQTSTTSASSTSSLNELSYTNQQQQQQQQNGATGTAQQQQQQIALFVCIAGDSSSRARNQFYIDDTFRYVLGHLVTAFELYEEKRVRDQCQNLLQVARRLLGKIGDLGQLLRGVMTEAKELAAAERCSLFLLDKHTGELVSKVFDGNEASKEIRIESGKGIAGYVAQTGKLLNIRNAYHHPLFYKGVDESTGFKTRNILCFPICDEEGVIGVAQLCNKLNGFHFDKCDEEVATAFSVYCGISIMHALVHKQVQKAEARYKLSQELLLYHMKVPDTEVNHALDAVKEPDRNQEELYHRFPRFDFCPRDVRDYSLSVQLAMRMFYDLDFVGTFKIHEYKLARFVLLVQKGYRDTPYHNWWHAFSVAHFAYSLMKNLRLIERGIITKMQGFSFLIAAFCHDLDHRGISNSYQTQTSSPLARLYSSEGSVNERHHLSQAICILNDSSSKILDGLSTEEFKECIDYLRELILATDLANHFRILPRLKKLRTDNLSEGNNQRLLLSLAITCSDLNDQIKKWNTVQHVAHLVYAEFFAEGDLEKQMGLRPNAMMDRKKACIPMLQIEFLTTVIRPTFEILVQIFPETEPFLKTIDSNRAQWERVRNGAAQTGNGNGTVPGNGASSEGAANPCHNCNPTAECCDFSCYTKQHQG; encoded by the exons ATG GTCGTCGGCAACAAGCACAACACACTCATCTACGACATCCTCGGACCGAAGGTCAGCAAGCTGCAGTCACAAACCTCAACCACGTCCGCATCGTCTACGTCATCACTGAACGAGCTCAGCTACAccaatcagcaacagcagcagcagcagcaaaatggcgcaACAGGaaccgcgcagcagcagcagcaacagatagCACTGTTCGTCTGCATTGCCGGTGACAGTAGCTCGCGGGCACGCAATCAGTTCTACATCGACGATACATTCCG GTACGTCTTGGGCCACCTGGTGACGGCGTTCGAGCTGTACGAGGAGAAGCGCGTGCGGGATCAGTGCCAAAATCTGCTACAAGTCGCTCGCCGGTTGCTGGGCAAGATCG gTGATTTGGGCCAGCTGCTGCGAGGCGTTATGACCGAGGCGAAAGAACTGGCCGCTGCCGAACGGTGCTCTCTATTTCTGCTCGACAAACACACTGGAGAATTGGTATCAAAGGTCTTCGATGGCAACGAG gcATCGAAGGAGATACGGATCGAGAGTGGCAAAGGTATCGCTGGCTACGTCGCACAAACTGGCAAGCTGCTGAACATCCGCAACGCGTACCATCATCCTCTGTTCTACAAGGGAGTTGACGAATCGACCGGCTTCAAAACGAG GAACATCCTCTGCTTTCCGATCTGCGACGAGGAAGGCGTCATTGGAGTGGCACAGCTCTGCAACAAG CTAAACGGATTCCATTTCGACAAGTGCGACGAGGAGGTAGCTACTGCTTTCTCCGTGTACTGTGGCATCAGTATTATGCACGCCCTGGTACACAAGCAGGTCCAGAAGGCGGAAGCGCGCTACAAGCTCTCccaggagctgctgctttacCATATGAAG GTTCCAGATACGGAGGTGAATCACGCCCTGGATGCGGTAAAGGAACCGGATCGAAACCAGGAGGAACTATATCATCGTTTTCCGCGATTCGATTTCTGCCCCCGGGATGTCCGAGACTATTCGCTCTCGGTGCAGCTGGCGATGCGCATGTTCTATGATCTGGACTTTGTTGGCACGTTCAAGATCCACGAATACAAGCTGGCTcggtttgtgctgctggtacagaaAGGCTACCGAGACACACCCTATCATAACTGGTGGCACGCGTTCTCGGTTGCTCACTTTGCCTACTCGCTGATGAAGAACCTACGACTGATCGAGCGAGGCATCATCAC CAAGATGCAAGGATTCTCCTTTCTAATTGCCGCCTTCTGCCACGATCTGGATCATCGGGGCATTAGCAATTCCTATCAAACGCAAACGAGTAGCCCGCTGGCCCGGCTGTACAGCAGCGAGGGAAGCGTCAACGAGCGGCACCATCTGTCGCAAGCCATCTGCATACTGAACGACTCGAGCAGCAAAATCCTCGACGGTCTGTCGACGGAGGAATTCAAGGAGTGTATTGATTATCTCCGAGAGCTCATTCTGGCTACCGATCTGGCGAACCACTTTCGCATACTGCCGCGGTTGAAGAAGCTGCGAACGGACAATCTTTCCGAGGGCAACAACCAGCGGTTACTTCTGTCCCTCGCGATCACATGCTCCGACTTGAAcgatcaaataaaaaaatggaacacgGTTCAGCACGTAGCG CACCTGGTGTACGCCGAATTCTTCGCAGAAGGTGATCTCGAGAAACAGATGGGCTTACGGCCGAACGCTATGATGGATCGCAAGAAGGCCTGCATACCGATGCTGCAAATCGAGTTTCTCACAACCGTCATCCGGCCTACGTTCGAGATCTTGGTACAGATATTCCCCGAAACGGAGCCATTCCTCAAGACGATCGATAGCAATCGGGCACAGTGGGAGCGCGTACGGAATGGTGCGGCACAGACAGGCAACGGCAATGGAACGGTACCGGGGAATGGTGCTAGCAGCGAAGGTGCGGCTAATCCTTGCCATAACTGCAACCCAACGGCCGAGTGTTGTGATTTCTCTTGCTACACCAAGCAGCACCAAGGTTAA